The genomic segment ACAAGTTAAAGAGGTCCATGATAGCTAACTTCGGTATTAGAAAATAGGTGGTACAttaactaaattacaattttaactCTTATTTCTTATTTAAGGGTGCAGTTGTTTCATGGAAAACAGCTTGGTCAATCAAAAATGACTTGCAAGTCAACGGAGAATAGTCTCTTTTaactgtaaaatgacttaccctcTTAAAAAGCGCAAGTCATTTTCTGGAAAAGACCTcctttatgggtaattttatttttatataaaaattaacttaaatcaagtttaatattattatattaataatactttttaatttttaattttaaaatatttaaataatatttttcatatattgttgaaaagtatttaatattaatatattgataataaatatctattacaattataaatatattaataataaatgttataaaggttaaaatatgccataagtccaTGTACTCTTAACAAATTTGGAACTTAGTCCTTGTACttctatttttaagaatttagtccctgtactttttagATTTGGAAACCAAGTCTAATTGTTagcattgttaattttttttgtcaattttgttgatgtcacatttttaaataaaaactatccACTtcgtagtcatgtaactaaaaaatgacgtaatgaacttgaatttaacaaaatattttttatagtgttaataattaaacctgaattttgatatctaaaaagtaggattaaatttccaaaaataaaagtacatggactaaattttaaGTTTACGAAGAGTATaaggacttatgacatattttaacttagtataaaatatgaatattttaattatataaatatacatatttgtttAAGTAATGCTTAGCTTGATTTGTCTCTTACAACTCTAATGTGTCAATATGTACTctcatatatgtaatttaaattaagttttaattaagcattatttattattaagtttatatatgacTTTGATTATCacaaaatattatcttattatagAATAAATTTCGATTGTCAAAAGGAAATTGTGCTATAATATATTGCAACAAATATATTTATGCCATCTTTGTTTCACAAAGAACAACTTTTAGAAAATGATTTTAGGAAAACTTGCCAAACtacggaaaatattttatagAGAATCattcaaacaccagaaaatatcatcttttccaaaaattcaatatatttttcagaaatcatttttcggaagttgttttcaatgaaacaaacacaaCCTAAATATCTTATGATAATGCCAATGACTTTTCGCTTTTTGATGATTACAGTCTTCACCATTTTGAAATCTTTATTTTCAGTATATTAGAGCTTGTTAGGTTTTCTAGGAGAATAATTGGCGCTGAATTAGAAGGAAAATGAGGAATTAAGCATTTGTAGTGTATCTTATGATATTACAAGCTGGAGGTTCTGGTAAAATGATTTTTGGCAACATGTATAAGCCATGTATAGGCCATGATGTTTGAAACTGAAATTGTACATGACAAGTTGAAATTTATAATGTGTATTCTAATCCATTATCTGTTGTTAAATTTGGTCAGCACTCGCCAGGGCTTCctgttactttttttttgttttaattattttttgaatgtGTAAAATATTCTCTATGGTCATACAAATTCAACTACTTGTCATTCTGTAAACAGGCTCGTGATGCTGCAATGGCTGTGCAGGGAAAAATTGTAGATCACCAGCGTAAGAAAGGCAAAGGTATGTACTGCTAATTTGTGTTTATTAAAGGTTGTCCTACAGCCACTGCCCCTCTATGTTCCCTCTAGAACTCAGTCTTAGtttcttccccttttttttattatacttttacaGTTCATCTTGTAAATGGCTCATTTAATTTGGGTGCATTTTTCATCTTTAGCAAGTTTGCGGAAACTTGATGAACAACCAGAGCGGTTAAGGGGAGGAAAGCTTCGTGATTATCAGCTTGAGGGTTTGAATTTTCTTGTTAACAGGTATATACGTGTTTCTATTGATTTAGGTTAGGCATTTTTTTTTGATTTAGGTTAGGCATTTTTTTTTTACGGGAAATGATTATCTGAATTCTGAATCCCTGAGCATCTGATATATAATTAATGAATGTTCTTCGTGTTCACATAACAGTTGGAGAAATGATACTAATGTCATCTTAGCTGATGAAATGGGTCTTGGTAAAACTGTCCAGTCGGTATCTATGCTTGGTTTCTTACAGGTAAACCTGGTCTTCTAAGAACAGCTGGGTTATTATTCTGAATTGTATGGCTTTCcgttgatatttttattttttagaatgcTCAACAAATCCCTGGACCATTTCTTGTGGTTGTTCCATTATCAACCTTATCAAACTGGTCTAAAGAATTCAAGAAGTGGCTTCCAGATATGAATGTTATTGTATACGTTGGTACTCGTGCAAGCCGAGAGGTGAGTCCTGTTTTTCTTGTATGTTTGCTCGTTTTATTCAATATATCTGACAATTGGAGTGggtttaatatgtttttatatgtcACTGTTCTGTCTCCACCCAAATATACcctttttgttgatttttatctGCCTATGAAGTTATAATTTTCTGTTAGAACGTCTGGTACTGGTTGCTTTGTATCTTAACTAAGGTGGGTGGTAGTTAAAATATTTTGAACCCTTCCTCACTccaattttattctttttacatttttattttcttttgctgGCAGGTTTGTCAGCAATATGAATTTTACAATGACAAGAAAATTGGCAGACCTATAAAATTTAATACCCTGTTAACTACGTTCGAGGTAGTTCTGAAGGATAAGGCAGTGCTGTCTAAGATAAAGTGGAACTATTTGATGGTTGATGAAGCTCATAGGTTGAAGAATAGTGAGGCACAGTTATACACAACGCTTTCAGTATGCGATATTTGATCCCTTCCTGCCGTAAATAATTATATTGGTTATGTTAATATGATTAATATTGAATGGGGCCTTTCTGTTTTCTCAGGAATTTAGTACTAAGAACAAGTTGCTAATTACTGGAACTCCATTACAGAACAGCGTTGAGGAGCTATggtattattttcttttactttgtacTACTATGAGATTTTGCCAATTTTAGATGTAGATTTTGATACTAGttttttatatgcatataaaagAAGAGAATCTATCAAAGCTGAAATTTCTTCTGATATCAACTTTATATGTTGCATTTAGACAATGGGAGTTTCTGTGCCTGCTTTTAATTGTTGTTTTATAACCATAGCCTCTTGAGGATAAAATTCTTTTGCCTAACTTTAATCTTGTTAATATTTGcactttataactttttaaactCATCTTTCCTCACTATTTCTGGTTGACCGCATGATTATCTTTGTTCTTTTTGTCTCTCTTGTGAAATGTTACTGGGTAGCTGAATAAtagttgtttttatttatttaaatttttagtaaTAAAATGATACCAACCTTTTTATTGGCAAACCAATAATTCTATTCATTTCAAACTTGGAATCTAGCATGGGGAACAGACTTGCAAATCCTTTTCAACTGGCTGATGAATAGTCTTGTATGCTTCTTCAGATagtattttccattattttcatcCCTGAATCTTCTTTTGATAGGGCTCTGCTTCATTTCCTTGATCCTCACAAGTTTGAAAGTAAGGATGATTTTGTTCAAAATTACAAGAACCTTAGCACATTTAATGAAAATGAGGTATGCCATTAGAAGTTATTGCATCCTTTTGTCATTTTTCCTAGGTTATGTTATATTTTACTTGATCTAAAACCAAAATCTGTATTTAATTTGCATGTAGCTTGCTAATCTTCACATGGAATTGAGGCCTCACATTCTTCGAAGAGTTATCAAGGATGTGGAGAAATCTTTGCCTCCAAAAATTGAGCGTATCCTTAGGGTTGAGATGTCCCCGCTTCAGAAACAGTAAGAACTGTAAACTGCTTGCGAAGTTATGCATCTTTCTATTGCATCAACACATGAAACTATTCATATTTATGCAGGTACTATAGGTGGATTTTGGAACGCAACTTCCATGACTTAAACAAGGGTGTTCGTGGCAATCAGGTTAGTATCATGTATCATTTCGCTGCTTGAAAACTTTACTTGTGCAGCTTTTTGTGGTTTTTGTCTTCTTTCTTCCGATGTTTGGTTGTCATTTGATTTTACTACCAATAAAAGCATGCAGTATATAGCGAAGGTGAGTATTTTTGTaattgtttataaattttttcttctctttctgtTATTCTCAAGCAGTGCTACCCATCGTAGAAAATTGATGTAGGACTTTTCTCTTAAATTGCAGGTCTCACTTTTAAATATAGTGGTTGAATTGAAGAAATGCTGCAATCATCCCTTTCTGTTTGAAAGTGCTGATCATGGTTATGGCGGGGACACTAGCATGAATGATATTAGTAAATTGGAAAGAATTATATTAAGCAGTGGGAAGCTAGTCATACTTGACAAGTTGCTTACCAGGTTGCATGAAACAAAGCATAGAGTTCTAGTCTTTTCCCAGGTTTGTATTGGACTTGGCAATTTGTGTATCCATGTTGTGTTCATGTCCATGTTATTTTCTAGTGTCATAAACATGTTTaaggtattatatatattttaatatgttaaGAATCCGTGTTATTAGATTTTAACATTTTCCTGTACTTAGTGTTGTTTGTGTTGCATCCAATATTGTCAGGTCTTACTTTTTCATACTTGTTGGCCACTTGTTTAGTAGTCTTTTACTCTTTTATGCTATTTTTGGGAACTTAGAGGGAAAGGAAAATCAAGGTGGGGTTGAAGAGGGAGAATGAGAGGGTATGGTTTGCCTTTTTTGGCTTCCTGAATATACTGGAAGGGAAGAGAAAGATGGTTAATGTGGCACAACTTGTTTGGTCAAGTATTGGAAAGGAAAGGAGATgataatttggtatattttgtattTGCATCCTTTATGAGTTATAAGAAGAAACCAAAGCTGACATTAAATTGTTGTTCTAAAGCAAAAGCTTTTAATGAGGTAAATAGGTAATAACTCCCCTCCAGATACTCTCTATTGCAGAAAATGGTGGCTTGGCTTTACGAGTATCTCCTAATACCTTCTTTATTAATCTCAATTATTTGAAACTGAACCACTCTTCCTTCATCCCTTCACTTTCCTGGGTACTGTAATTTGTGTATGTGCTAGTATACATATGTGCATCCATACACTTGCACAATGTGTGTGTGTGTTAAGAATTGGTGTTATTGTATTTGTTAATATAGGTAGATGAGTCATTAGGTTTCTGGAAATTATCTAGTCTGAGTTCTTGAGGGAAACAGAGAAAGCTGAATAGAGGAAGTATTGTATCTGTATGTTTTATTATAGTTtactttattatcattttttttctctcttctaatTCTATATTTCTAATCCCATGATGGATGGGTGTTTAAAGTTGTCCTCTGGATATTATAAGACTGTGCTAGCTGGCCTTTATGTTTTTAGTTGACGGTAAGTCTGATTAAGTTTTGCAATCTTGTGTTGTACTTGTCATGTTCTGCAAAATGGTAAAAATTGCCAGATGGTTAGAATGCTGGATATACTAGCCGAGTACTTGTTGCTCAGAGGATTCCAATTTCAGAGGCTTGATGGTAGTACAAAGGCAGAGTTACGACAGCAAGCTATGGATCATTTCAATGCACCTGGAAGTGATGATTTCTGCTTCCTTCTTTCTACTCGGGCTGGTGGCCTTGGTATAAACCTTGCAACTGCGGACACTGTTATAATATTTGATTCTGACTGGAATCCCCAAAATGACTTGCAGGTCTCAAACTTGATATTCTGTTTTCCCAAGCATAATTTTCTATCTTATGGTGAAAATTTAGTAGCCTTGTTTATGCTTACCGTTTTATTTTGCTTCAGGCAATGAGTAGAGCTCATAGAATTGGGCAACGTGAAGTTGTCAACATTTTCAGATTTGTGACTAGCAAAAGTGTTGAGGAAGACATCCTGGAGCGAGCTAAAAAGAAGATGGTCATTCACCTTAACCTGATTGAATTTGTTCATAGAATTGGAAATTTCCACATATAAGTATTCATCATGTGTTAGTGAAGAGAGCCTAACTTAATTTTCTTGTTAGGTATTTAAAGTGAGTAATTTAATGTGTTTTCTTGCTTGGTGCTTTCTACAGGTGCTTGACCATTTGGTGATCCAAAAATTAAATGCTGAGGGTAGATTGGagagaaaagaaacaaagaaagggAGTCATTTTGACAAGGTAAGGACTTGTCTTGAAGTAATTATTCAAGTATGAAGGCTTATATGTTTTATCTCTGGATTTTGATTGTTGGAATTCACCAACATGATTGGCCTCTTCTTTCCTTAATATATGCTCTTGCTATTCAAGTTTTTAATACTTTTTGATCTTTAACGCAATTCAAATCTCTTTTACCATTTCAGAATGAGCTATCAGCAATTTTGAGATTTGGGGCTGAAGAGTTGTTCAAGGAGGACAGAAATGATGAAGAAAGCAAAAAAAGGCTGTTAGGTATGGATATAGATGAAATTCTTGAAAGGGCAGAGAAGGTTGAGGAGAAAGTGGGTGAGGaggaagggaatgaattgttgaGTGCTTTTAAGGCAAGCAACTTATGCTTTTTTACAGTGGACTTTTTTTGTAATAGGTGTATAGGTTCTTTCTTGTGTAACTGGTTTCTATTTCTTCCATCAAGCTCAGGTTGCTAATTTCTGTAATGCTGAAGATGATGGTACTTTCTGGAGTCGTTGGATAAAACCAGATGCTATTGCACAAGCTGAGGTATTATCGTGATATTCTTTTATCAATCTTATTCTATGAAAAGTTTCTTGAATGCCTACTTGtacatttttaacttttatgttTGTTTCTGACATTTAGTTGGatccatttattatttttttgcattAGGATGCTCTGGCTCCTCGTGCTGCAAGGAATACCAAGAGTTATGCTGAGACAAGTCAACCTGAGAGAAGtaacaaaagaaagaagaagggcTCTGATTCTCAGGAGCTTCAGGAGAGAGTACAAAAGCACCGTAAAGCAGAATATTCCGCTCCCTTGGCACCAATGATTGAGGGAGCAACTGCTCAAGTGAGAGGATGGTCTTATGGGAACCTGCCTAAAAGAGATGCTCTGCGCTTTTCTCGAGCAGTAGGTTTCTTGGTCTTCTGGAATTTGTCTGGCATATAAAACATATTTCTCTATTCATCGTATTTCCTATGCAATCTTGCAACATATTACTGATATTGCTGCTATCCACTATCTGGAGACACGTTTTCCTTTTTTGGTTCAACTCTTTTACCAAATATCTACATCCAACGTGGATATGTTCAATTTTTCCTAGACTTTCATATATTTGGAGAGTCCTCAGTAGATCATATCTCCATACCCATGTCTGGATATCCATCATACACGAGTATTTCTAGCAAGATGGAGAGTTGGAGTAACATAAGTACACATTCTTACTCCATCAGCCCGTTCCTCCTGATTAGAAATGTCATGTTCTATCCTTCTGCATGTCTTCTTTAATTTGTTGCATTTGCCTCTTCAATTATTGTAGGTTCTGCTGACTGATTTTATgcgtttttgtttttgaaatttccTTTTGCTCCAAAAATCAGGTTATGAAATTTGGGAATGAGAACCAAATCACTTTGATAGCAGAGGAAGTTGGTGGTGCTGTTGCAGCAGCTCCAATTGATGCACAGATTGAGCTTTTCCAAGCTTTGGTTGAAGGATGTAGAGAAGCAGTTGAAGTAGGAAATGCAGAACCTAAGGTTTGTTCTATCAGTTACAAAtggtattttgttttttaattcttCATTGGCGTGCATCATCCAGTTAAATTGTAGGCCCTTCTGTTATTCTGTTCTTTTGTGTGGTAATTACATTCAGGGACCATTATTGGACTTCTTTGGCGTCCCTGTTAAGGCGAATGATCTGTTCAATCGTGTCCAAGAACTTCAGTTGTTAGCAAAGCGAATAAGTCGGTATGAAGATCCTATAAGACAGTTCCGTGTGTTGATGTACCTTAAACCCTCTAATTGGTCCAAGGGGTGCGGATGGAATCAGAGTATGTATATCCCATTTATGCTTTTCTCTGTTCtgtgaatttaattaaatgaaaattgctGTGGACTTATCATACCTTCTGTTATTGCCAGCAGTTGATGATGCAAGATTGCTTCTGGGAATACACTACCATGGATTCGGAAATTGGGAAAGGATAAGATTAGATGAAAGGCTTGGCCTCACGAAGAAGATTGCTCCTGCTGAACTTCAACACCATGAAACCTTTCTGCCACGAGCCCCAAATTTGAAGGAACGTGCTAATGCACTTTTGGAAATGGTACTCTTCCAATTTCAATATAAGGGAGTGTAATTCTTACTGCTTTGGCTAGAGTAGTTCTTACTGTATTgaaaaatgaattcatttattttcttaatatatgTACTTTACACACGCTCACACACgcatttatatgtatatgtattttctGTTGTGTTTGCTACAGATTCCTTCTTTTGAAAATTTCTTGCTATATTTACTTGTAtgcaaatattttgtttttggtaGAGAATAACCAAACTGCTTTTTTCTTTGACCTCATAAGTCATAATTGGTTTATCTGTGTTACTTGAATTCAGTGTTGGATACAAGTATGTGTTTGATACGAGTATGGTCTGTTTTTTAAAAGCTTTTCCATGTATTTTAAGGATCATTGGAGGGGCTTATATCCCCTTATCTATGTCCGGTGATGCATCAGAAATGGGtacttcaagaaaaacaaagattTGGAACAAAATGGGTTTTTATTACCAGTGAACCAAATTAGTGGAAGCTTACAAATTTTCTATTGTGTGGTTGATATTTCTCTGATTGTTTAATGCACATACATCAGTGTTTCTTGCATGCTGTTATCCTAAGCTTTAAGCTTCTATTTGTGCTAATTGTCCAATTTAAATTGTCTGGTACTTTCTCCACAGGAAGTTGCTGCAATCGGTGGTGGTAAGACTGCTAGTACCAAAGCTGGTCGAAAGGcttcaaagaaagaaaagcaGAATACTCTTAAGGTATCAATATCTCGTGGAAGAGATACGAAGGGGAAACCGGGTTCTCCTAAAGTCGGTTTTAAAATGAGTAGGGACAGGCATAAGAGGCCTCAGAAAGTTGAACTAGTTAAAGAAGAGGGCGAAATGTCTGACAATGAGGGGGTATATGAGCACTTTAAAGAAGTGAAGTGGATGGAGTGGTGTGAAGATGTTATGATTGATGAAATAAAAACCCTTCGTCGTCTCCAAAGATTGCAGACTACCAGTGCTGATCTTCCCAAGGATAAGGTTTGCCAATCTTGTTTTAGATTTCTTTGGTATTTGTTATTGGTTTTGTGAACTGAAGTTGCATTGAAAAGTTCTACTTCCTTCCAGGTGCTTTCAAAAATTCGGAATTATCTGCAGCTTCTTGGAAGGAAGATAGATGAAATTGTCTTGGAACATGAAGATGAGCTCTATAGACAAGATAGTATGTGGTTCTTCTTGCTGTTTAATTGTGTTTTCTGTTTATTAGTTTTATCACGTTTTTGCATATGCATTGGATCTCTCATATGCGCATTCACGATTTTAAACATTTAAAGATTCTAGATGTCTGATAAGTCcatttattttgatttcaattcaCGTTGCAGGGATGACTATGCGCTTATGGAACTATGTCTCTACATTCTCGAATCTTTCTGGTGAGAGGCTGCATCAGATTTATTCCAAACTTAAGCAGGAGCGGGAAGAAGAGGGAGGGGATGGACCCTCCCGTATCAATGGTGCTATACCTGGTCATGTTGATAGAGACGGTGACCCTAACTACCCCCCTTTCTCACATTCTGTTGAGAAGCAAAGAGGGTACAAGAATGCAGTGGCATATCAAACATCACAACCAATACACAAAGGCATTGATGCTGCAAAGTTTGAAGCTTGGAAACGACGGCGGAGAGCAGAAGGGGATATCCATCCCCAACTCCAGCCCTCGGCTCAAAGACCTACGAACAATGGTATCCAATTGGTAGATCCAAACTCCTTGGGGATTCTTGGGGCAGGACCATCAGATAAATGTCTTGTTAATAATGAGAGACCGTATCGGATGCATTAAACTGGATTTGCACAATGGCAATGCTTGCCATGGGGCATCAACTACAGTAAGCTTTTTGTGCTGTGCTGGATGATACTTGAGCCTTTGAATATTGGGTGGGATTCCTTTTTGGGCATGGAAATAAAAGTTGGTATTTAAAGTTGAGTGTTTATGGGTGGATTTAAGGAGGTGTATCCACCAGGTGGGAGTTGAATCCATGTAAAAAGTCAGCTGAGCTAAAAAAGGTTTTACTAACATGTGCAGGGCATGCCGGAGCGGCCTTTCCACAATTTATTCTTTTTACAGTTTCTTTTTGGTAGTGAATCCAGTAATTTGTTTAATTGTATAGCGCAAAAGTGGCaggagaaaaaaatttgaaatgaatatGCAAGGAAAAAAGTGTACATTatcatttttgaatatttttatttgacaacATTCAAATTTTGTTGGCAATAATAATGGGTATGAGTTTGCTTGCTTTTTTGTTTTACGTTGAGAGGCAGGGGTGGCGTTTTTTTGCTTTATAATAGTGGTTTCAGGAAATTTGTACTTGCTTTACAATAGAGCATGTTATGGTATGAATTTGCTTGCTTTATCCCTTATTCCCTCTAATGCACTCGTTTGAGAATCGAAACAGAAACTTGTGATTGCCAACACAACCCAAAGCACTGTGAGAAGCTCTCTCCACACAAAAAGTCTTATTGCAGATTTTGATTGGTACAAAAGAAGTGGTAAGAAGTTGGGATTTTAATTCTGGAGTCCCATATCAGATTTAACCATACCACCAACATTAGAGACCGATTCAAGTTCCTTGAGTTCTCCTCCTATATCAAACATTAGAAACCAATACAGTGAATAAAGCAATCATATTTATATTAGTGCTTCACTCTTACAACatgtctttctttgatggtgatgaatCTTGTGGACTACGCTCGTGCTGTTTTAAATAACTCCTCCCACTTTTCTGGATCGGTTCCCGGACCTTCCCCCTGCCACGTAAATTCAATATCTTCATTTTGGCAAACCAACTTATCAACCAAAAATATGCTTAATAACTTCTAGTGAGATTCTAAAATGATGTCAGTACCCTCAAACAAGGAATTCACATAACTCTACTCATTTCTCATCTTTCGATAATCACAATTAGATTACAGATTCAAATCGCACCATGTTTCGGTTTTAGAAAAAAACCTAAAATGTAAATGATTGCATGTACGGAATCCTACACCTGCTATAACAAATTGCAGTACTTACCTCAACTGAGTTGATTTCGTAAATTTTGCCTTCAGTAAATTCTATGTCCATTGCTTGTATGCAAGCTTCAGCAACCACAAGTCTGCTTACTTCTCCCACCAGATTATCTCCTGTGTCATTTTCCCCCCCAAAAGTGAATCATATAGACAGCttataatttacttaatcatATGTATATGAATCTGTCTCCAAAGCTTTTGCATGACTTAAAATGTCTTTATGACTAGAAGAGCCGGTCATAGCAATTTCACTTGTCAAATTTATGTTGTTGGCAGTTACTATCAAATCTATCATCTTTTCAATGGTGCATAAAAACAGCAGTTGAGATTAAATTTACTTAATCTCTATCATCTTTTCCATGGTGCATAAAAACAGCAGTTGAGATTAAATTTACTTAATCATTGCTAATGGtgcataaaaaaacaaaatgaaaaaatatatcatCTTTTCAAGCAATCACCAACTTGGTAGGAGGAACATCTAAAATAGACGCACACAATGGGAATGTGTGACACTGTGAATGCAAGTTCATTGCCTTGAAACCATAGAGTAAAGCCAAGCTACTATATACCTGCAGTTGAGATTAATTTATCATAAATGGAAAGCCAAAACTCGAACTCTAGATTGCTAATTCATAGAGGATTTCATAACATGTTAAAAGGACTACTCAACCTTGAAGCTAGAAAAAGTACATTAGGGCCTGAAATAATAATTTCTATGAAAATCAAAAGGTTAAAGAgtaataatatttgttttaacAAAAACTGGATCTAAGGAAATAATGCTGAGAAACCAATCTAATTTTTGGTCCAAACTGTAATAGATATTTACAGTTTTTCCCCTTTTTGCTACAAAGGAGGCTGCACGCTATAGAATATGAGAAGGGGTTGCCAATGCTGGGATTTGGACTCCGACTTTTTGTATACCACCTCTTTAGGGGTGGCTGCAAGGCATTTTTACAATCTAACCTAGTGGGAACTCAATttcaacataccttaatcaatcaGAACTTTTTATTGTCTATAATTGCTGTTGAAATACGTTTGACAACTTAATACATAACAGTTTTACTATTTGCGCCACTGGAAAACCTGATTCAACATACCTTGACCAATGACAACTGCACGGCGTTGTCCAGCAGTGGCTTTAAGCAAAGTGTTAAGATCATATGATGTGTAAGGTCCATCTGTCAATCTACCAGCTCTGTGCACAAAAGGGTATTGTTTGGAGAAACATTGAAGTACATCAGCCAAAAGCATACAGACGCACCATTTCATGCTAACAACAGAAAACATTATGATTACGCACGTACCTGATAATGGTAAATGGAAGGCCAGACTCACAAAGAAAATCTTCccctttctttttatattttagaacCCCAAAAAGGTTCATAATGCTGCAAAAATTAATGTAAATGTAAAGTTGATTAGAAGTAGCTGCAAACCAACATCCCTCAGATATTTTGTAGCAAAAACCAGTATTAATAGCTGCACAGCAAGAGCGCCACATTCAATGGTACTAAAATTAAgttcaatcatatcataattgtGATTATTATATATTACTCCTgcattccttttctttttctctcccttTTTCTTGGATGGGGATGGCGAGGGGAGGGGAAGGCATGAAGCTCTTTCACAAAAATCATTCATACAGtagaaataataatggaattgaaGTTtaaagccaaaagaaaacagaCCATTAGTGAACAAAAAACATGTAATGGCATTCACTGTTTGACCATTTGATTGCTAATCAAGACACAATAGCAGTATGATACCGATTGCTAACTATGTGCGTCAGGTTTTGATGAATGGGCAGAAAATTAGTTTCTGGCTCACTGAGCATAACATGCTCCGAGTCCGTGTTCAAATTGGTTGCAACAAAAGTTCAGAATTTACAAGACAAGAGTGCAAATTATCTACGAAAGAAAGCATACTCAATGATGTGGTAGAACTTGGTATTGATCCCTAGTTGATGAGGCTGCAAGTTCAATTTTCCAATATAGAGGCCTTAAATAACATGATTGAACTAAGAGATGATATTTCACAATTTTTTCAGCATGGAATCCGACATGATATCTCTCTGTTTCACTGAATTAGAAGTCCATTTCTTATAATACAGATGGAAAGAAGAAATATTCTGGCTGTCAGTAGAAGTCATAACAC from the Gossypium hirsutum isolate 1008001.06 chromosome D09, Gossypium_hirsutum_v2.1, whole genome shotgun sequence genome contains:
- the LOC107891437 gene encoding protein CHROMATIN REMODELING 5 isoform X2 codes for the protein MMAFFRNYSNDTDAHDVLEEKSQGQSIGRIRSSVGNDDVGGSGTYSEREFDINAHYQSDGEPDGSVRLHNEVAAASGAGVSNSNFQPPGRRVAPGKWGSTFWKDCQPMDHQGGSDSGQDSKSDHRNLEASEYNSSDDRDDRLDVEDDEAQKGKAQRGNSDVPADEMLSDEYYEQDGEEQSDTMHYTGFSNSVGLNTRPKSKPASLSSTMSGSSRALNNFNYDDEENNHDVDYEEEEEEDEDDPDDADFEPDYDAATGRAGNQFVKQDKDWDGEDSEEEDNSDGDVDISDEEDSYYRKKPKGVQHVKVGLNVKPSKERKYTNRQRRGKSSFDENECSAEDSDSESVHDFKSIARRGGNHRISSARSNTFTSMGRNSEVRTSSRSVRKVSYVESEGSEEIEEVKKKKTLKDEAEEEDGDSIEKVLWHQPKGMADDAIRNNRSTEPVLLSHLFDSEPDWNEMEFLIKWKGQSHLHCQWKPFFELQNLSGFKKVLNYTKKVMDDAKYRKALSREEIEVNDVSKEMDLDLIKQNSQVERVIVDRISKDASGNVMSEYLVKWQGLSYAEATWEKDIDITFAQDAIDEYKARDAAMAVQGKIVDHQRKKGKASLRKLDEQPERLRGGKLRDYQLEGLNFLVNSWRNDTNVILADEMGLGKTVQSVSMLGFLQNAQQIPGPFLVVVPLSTLSNWSKEFKKWLPDMNVIVYVGTRASREVCQQYEFYNDKKIGRPIKFNTLLTTFEVVLKDKAVLSKIKWNYLMVDEAHRLKNSEAQLYTTLSEFSTKNKLLITGTPLQNSVEELWALLHFLDPHKFESKDDFVQNYKNLSTFNENELANLHMELRPHILRRVIKDVEKSLPPKIERILRVEMSPLQKQYYRWILERNFHDLNKGVRGNQVSLLNIVVELKKCCNHPFLFESADHGYGGDTSMNDISKLERIILSSGKLVILDKLLTRLHETKHRVLVFSQMVRMLDILAEYLLLRGFQFQRLDGSTKAELRQQAMDHFNAPGSDDFCFLLSTRAGGLGINLATADTVIIFDSDWNPQNDLQAMSRAHRIGQREVVNIFRFVTSKSVEEDILERAKKKMVLDHLVIQKLNAEGRLERKETKKGSHFDKNELSAILRFGAEELFKEDRNDEESKKRLLGMDIDEILERAEKVEEKVGEEEGNELLSAFKVANFCNAEDDGTFWSRWIKPDAIAQAEDALAPRAARNTKSYAETSQPERSNKRKKKGSDSQELQERVQKHRKAEYSAPLAPMIEGATAQVRGWSYGNLPKRDALRFSRAVMKFGNENQITLIAEEVGGAVAAAPIDAQIELFQALVEGCREAVEVGNAEPKGPLLDFFGVPVKANDLFNRVQELQLLAKRISRYEDPIRQFRVLMYLKPSNWSKGCGWNQIDDARLLLGIHYHGFGNWERIRLDERLGLTKKIAPAELQHHETFLPRAPNLKERANALLEMEVAAIGGGKTASTKAGRKASKKEKQNTLKVSISRGRDTKGKPGSPKVGFKMSRDRHKRPQKVELVKEEGEMSDNEGVYEHFKEVKWMEWCEDVMIDEIKTLRRLQRLQTTSADLPKDKVLSKIRNYLQLLGRKIDEIVLEHEDELYRQDRMTMRLWNYVSTFSNLSGERLHQIYSKLKQEREEEGGDGPSRINGAIPGHVDRDGDPNYPPFSHSVEKQRGYKNAVAYQTSQPIHKGIDAAKFEAWKRRRRAEGDIHPQLQPSAQRPTNNGIQLVDPNSLGILGAGPSDKCLVNNERPYRMH